The genomic window AATACCGTGGTGCCGTCCTTATCCACGGTGACAAAGTAGAGCCAATCGCCTTCTGCCGGGTTCTCCATTGCCTTGATGGCTTCTACGGAGGGGCTGGCAATCGGCGTCGCAGGCAGGCCGTCCTTGGCATACGTGTTCCAAGGAGTTTCACGGGCGCGATCTTCGTTCGTAGTTGCGACCTCTTGTTCTGAAAGGTCGTAGTTCACGGTTGAGTCAAACTCCAGGCGCTGCGGTTCCGCCAAGCGGTTCAAAATCACGCGCGCCACCTTATCGAAGTCCCCCTCCGGTGCCTCGCGCTCGACGAGGGAGGCAGCGGTCACCATCTCATACGGGCTTAGACCGACGGCCTTGGCGCGGTCTTCCAGATTAGTTTCGGCAAACGTCTGTGCCGAGCGAGTAATCAAATCCTTCATAATCGACTGAGCGTCAGCGTTCGGATCAACAATGTACTGCCCCGGCACAATGAGACCTTCGAGCCGGCGAGGATCGTCACCGCGTTCCTTGACCGGCTCCATAGCCCAGCCGGGCACGCCCAGTTCTTCAAGGTTCGCGGTGGCACCAACACGCTGCAGCTCTTCAACCTGAATGCACTTCGATTTTCCTTGGGCACAAGAAACCTGAGAAATCATGGAATAGATGCCGTATCGGGTGTCGCCTGCAACCACCTTCACGTCCATGAGCGTGGCACCACCTGGGATATCCAGCATCTCAATCTGATTCTCAGGGTTCAGCAGTGATTCTACGGCCGCCTTCGCACTCATTTCCTGCTGAAGCTTATAAAAACCAGGCTTGAGTTCCGAGGCTTGCTTATTGGCGTAAGCAGCGCTGGCAAAGGTGTCAGCGTCTGCCACGACATGCTTGTCTTCCAAATCGGGGCCGAGCTCAGACATGGTGGCACCCTCTGGAACTTCCACGAGCACAGTGGTGCCATTGCCCCGCCCTTGATAATCACTGCTATTAGAACTCATATGCACACCGATGTAGACGATGGCCGAGACGAGAAGAACTAACGCCGCGATCATCACGGCCAGGCCGCGCTGGCGTCGCTTAACGTACTTCGGTTCCATGCGCATCGATCGCAGGCCTTTCTCTCAGGTGCACGAATCCAAGATGCGTGCTGTTAGGTTAAATCTCTAAAATTTTTCTGAACACCAGGGATCAACGATTAACGATACCTTTTTTCGGCCCGGGTTTGGGCAACCGTCGTGGTAATACCTTCAAACGTTGATCCAACCAAGACTGCAGAATTTCCACAGCAGCGGCTTGGTCTATCCGACTGCGAGCGTCTTTCTCTTTGACTCCAGACGTCCGCATGGCTTGGGTGGCTACTACGGTGCTGAGGCGTTCATCCGCTAACTGCACCCGGCACCGAGGACGCACTCGTTGCTCATTGCGCAATCTTTCTATGCCCCGGGTCAAGCGCCGGGCAATCATGACCGCGTGTTGTGCACTTTGCGAACCCCTGCCTTTGAGATCGCGCGGTAGCCCCACGACTACTTCAACTACCTCAAGCTCCTCGACCAACGCCAGCAGACGCTCGATGTCAGCACCGTCTTCGTCACGAAGCCCTGTACGCCGTTGAATTGTCTCAACTGGTGAGGCCATCGTTGCATCACGATTTGATACCGCGACCCCAATTCGAACGCTTCCTACATCGACGCCGAGTCGGCGACCCGCGCCCGGATCTTGTGCACCTGGCGTGTCTGGTATGGGAAAAGTTTCCATCATCCTTGTTTTTATCAGTGCCTGACGCTGATCTCATCTCACAACGGGAAAAATACTTCCATCCCGAGAGCAGAGATCAGTCGTCCAAGAAGAACAATGAGCTAGGCCTGGAGTTGCTCGCGGATTGCGTTCACGCCTTGCTCGAAACCACCGATGTCTGAGCCCGAACCTTGAGCCATGTCGGGCTTTCCGCCACCGTTACCGGAGATGTATTGGCCCAACACTCCCGCGAGTTCCTTGGCGCTGTGTCCGGCCTCTTGTGCCGGCTTCGACGTTGCTACGACGAAAGGCACTCGCCCGCGATCATCCGCCGCTACTAACACGATCACCCCGGCCTCGTTGCCCAGCTTGGACTTCATCTCCATCGCCAAGGTGCGCAGATCACCAGCCCCGGTACCGTCTGGCAGGCGCTTATGCACGAAGGACAGCCCATCGAGGTTTTCAGCGGCGGCGAGCAATTCATTCACACCAGACAACAACTGCTTGCGATGCAGTTCAGCGATCGTCTTTTCCGCTTCCTTTAGTTTCTGGGTCAGTGCCGCGACGCGCTCGGGAACTTCTTCGGGCTTTGCCTTCATCGCGGTCGCCATGCCCTCAACCAACGCGCGTTCCTTTGACAGGTACTGGAAGGAGTCTAGGCCAGAGTATGCCTCGATGCGGCGAACACCTGAACCCACCGAGGATTCACCAAGAATGGATACCGGGCCGATCTGCGATGAGTGTGCAACGTGGGTGCCACCGCAGAGCTCCATAGAGAATGGTCCTCCAATTTCCACGACGCGCACCACGTCGCCGTAGTTTTCACCAAACAGCGCCATCGCTCCCATCGCTTTGGCCTCCTCCAAGGAGGTTTCGATGGTGTTCACCTTCCAGTCGCTGTCCACGGCCTCGTTGGTGATCTTCTCGATCGCCTCCATTTGCTCGGCATTGAGCCCTTCGGTGTAGTTGAAGTCAAAACGCAGATAGCCGGGCTTGTTCATGGAACCAGCCTGCACTGCCGTGGGGCCAAGCACTTCGCGCAAGGCCGCGTGAATCAGGTGCGTGGCCGAGTGCGCCTGGCGCGCGGCGTGACGCCACTTCGGATCAACAATTGCCTCCACGTCCTCGCCCAGGCTGATGCCGCCGCGTTCAACTGTGGCTTTGTGGACCCACAACTTCTTGCCGATTTTCTGCACGTCGCCGACGTGTAGCAGGCTACTTCCCGCCTGAATCGTGCCGCGATCACCAAGCTGTCCGCCCGCCTCCGCGTAGAGCGGAGTGACGTCCAGAATGACTTCGACATCTTCACCCTCGGCTGCCTCGGAGACCTGTTCCCCATCGCGGATCAGGCCGATAACCTTTGCGCTGCTGTTGAGCTCTTCAAAACCGGTGAACTCGGTGGGGTGTTCATCGACGAACTGACGGTAGACGGAGAGGTCCGCATGGCCGTGCTTCTTTGCTCGCGAATCTGCCTTGGCGCGGGCAATTTGTTCATCCATCAGCGCATTAAAACCGTCTCGATCCACTTCGAGCCCAGCCTCAGCGGCCATTTCCAAAGTGAGATCCAGAGGGAATCCATAGGTGTCGTGCAGGGTGAATGCCTCAGCACCAGAAAGGGTGGTGCCTCCCTCTTTCTTCACTTGACTTGCAGCTTGCTCGAATAGGTGTGTACCCGATTCGAGGGTGCGCAAAAACGCGGTTTCCTCGGCAACTGCTGCCTTGAGAATCCGGTCGCGATTGTCAGCGATTTCGGGGTAGGAAGGCGTCATCGTGTCCATGATGGTGTTCATGAATAGCTCCATGGTGCGCCCCTTGGCTCCCAGCAGACGGGCGGAGCGGATGATTCGACGCAGCAGTCGGCGCAAGATATATCCACGACCGACGTTGCCAGGGGTGACGCCGTCGAGCATGATCATCATCGCGGTTCGCGAGTGATCGGCGATGATACGGAATCGAATATCGTTGATGCGCTCGGTACTGGGGTCCTCGTAAACAGTGCCAGTGACTTTCTCAGCGGCTTCAATCACCGGACGCAGCAGGTCGGTTTCATACACGTTGTCAACGCCTTGCAAGATGCAGGCAACGCGCTCAACTCCGAGACCGGTGTCGATATTCTTCTTCGGCAGATCGCCGAGGATTTCAAAATTATCTTTGCCGATACCTTCCCCGCGCTCTTTCTCCATGAACACGAGGTTCCAGATCTCCATGTAGCGGTTGTCGTCGGCAACCGGGCCGCCTTCTTTGCCGTATTCGGGACCCCGGTCGTAATAAATTTCCGAGCAGGGGCCACACGGACCAGGGATGCCCATGGACCAGTAGTTATCGGCCATGCCCAGGCGTTGGATTCTTTCAGCAGGCACGCCAATGTGCTGCTCCCAGATCTCCGCCGCCTCATCATCGTCGAGATATACGGTGACCCACAGTCGCTGTGGGTCCAGGCCATAGCCGCCGTCTTCCACGGAGCCGGTCAGCAGCGTCCAAGCGTGTTCGATAGCGCCCTTTTTAAAGTATTGACCGAAGGAGAAATTGCCCGCCATCTGGAAAAAGGTGTTGTGGCGAGTGGTGATACCAACTTCTTCGATGTCGAGGGTACGCACGCACTTCTGAATCGAGGTGGCCTTGCCGTTGGGAAACGGTGGGTTCTGCTGGCCCAGGAAGTAGGGCTTAAACGGCACCATGCCGGCGTTGACGAATAGGAGGTTGGGATCGTCCAGGATCAGGGACGCGCTCGGCACAGCTTCGTGGCCTGCTTTGACGAAGTGTTGAGTAAAACGTTCCCGAATCTCATGGGTTTGCACTGGGTATAGCCTCGTTTGCTTTCGATCTTTAGGAATTTTGTGTCAAGTTCGCACTGTAGCGAAGAATCATTGCAGTACTCTACCGTAGAATCATCGCCCTACTGTCCCCGGATGATGGCTTTCAGCCTTGGCCAGAGTTGAGCTATTCGACGTTCATCGCCGTGTTCACTCGGCCTGTAATACGCGACTTGTTCGAGCCCTTCGGGCAGATATTGCTGGCGCACCACGCCGTTTGGATCATCGTGCGGATAGACGTATCCCACCGCATTGCCCATCGCTTTTGCACCCTCGTAATGCCCATCACGCAAGTGCGCTGGCACCGTGCCTGTGCGACCCCGTTGTACGTCGGCAAGCGCGGCGTCTATGGCAGCGATGACGGCGTTGGATTTCGGTGCGCTGGCGAGGTGAATGGTTGCCTGTGCAAGGTTGATTCGTGCTTCGGGCATGCCGATGAGTTGCACCGCTTGCGCCGCCGCCACCGCCACTTGCAAAGCTGTTGGATCGGCCATGCCGACGTCCTCGCTGGCATGTATCACAAGTCTTCGTGCCAGAAAACGAGGATCTTCTCCCGCATCAATCATCCGCGCCAAGTAGTGTAAGGCGGCGTCGACGTCTGAACCTCTTATGGATTTGATCCAGGCACTGGTGATGTCATAGTGCTGGTCCCCATCTTTGTCGTAGCGGACAACGGCGCGATCAATATTGTTACTCACCGTTTCGGCGTCCAATATCCCGCCATCGGCGACGGCCTCAGCTGCTGCTTCCAGATACGTCAGGGAGCGCCGGGCATCGCCGCCGGCGAGCCGAATGAGCAGGCTCATGGCCTCTTCATCAACGTCGATCCGGTCAGCGAGTCCACGTTCCGAGCTCACGGCTCTGCGGAGCACTTCGGCTATGTCGTTGTCATCTAGGGATCGCAGTTGCAGCACGAGAGATCGCGATAGCAGCGGTGCGACTACGGAAAAACTGGGGTTCTCGGTTGTGGCGGCGACCAACAGCACTATACGGTTTTCTACCGCAGCCAACAGTGCGTCCTGCTGTGTTTTAGAGAAGCGGTGCACCTCGTCAATGAACAACACAGTTTTTTCGCCATGGATCAGGCGCTTGCGGGCTTCGTCGATGACTGCGCGAACTTCCTTCACACCCGAGTTCAGCGCCGAGAGCCCCACAAAGTGATGTCCGGTGGCAACGCTAATCAGGGAAGCAAGCGTGGTCTTACCGGTACCGGGCGGCCCGTACAGGATGACCGACGCATCACCTGAACCTTCAATCAATCTGCGCAGCGGCTTTCCCTCTGCGAGCAGATGTTGCTGACCTTGCACTTCTTGCAGCTTGCGCGGGCGCATACGCGCGGCCAACGGTGCGTGGGCGTCGGCATCGAGCGCATCGGGTTGCTCACCCGGAGTACTGAACAGGCTTTCCACTAGCTTGTGCGCAGCTTTTCGACGATCTGCGTTGCAAAATCAGCAACGACGGGGAAGCGATAATCCGCATTCCGCCGTGCGAAGCGCTGAATGGCCTCGAACGTTTCGTGCAAATCTTGGCGCACCAACCGGGGTGCCGCTTCATCGTCAATGGCAATCTGCAGAATATTCACGCCGTTTTCTTCGACGATCTCCATCACGCGCTCGATGCTGAGCGCGTGGATGCCCTGTTCCTCGGCGACGTCGAAAAGCGTGCCGAAGGCCGAGGTCATAGCACCTACATGCATCATGGCAAGGCTCGAGAAAGCCCAGCCCACCAATGCGATGAGGATTCGCGCCTGTAAACGCTCCGAGTTGCGGACGTTGGGCCACAGCGCACCAACCTCCTCCACCCACGCTTCCACCAGGGCATCCGCCTCGTCATCTGAGATTGGTCTGGAACTTAGGAATTGTGGGAAACCCGAAATCACGCAGGCCAAGTCGAAAGTGACATCGCGGAAGCCTGCCCATTCATAGTCCAGGAAATGGGTATTTTCGGAAACGATGATGTTGTCCGGCGATAAGTCAAAAGGCGTAAAAGCACGGTGTTGTCCACGGTGCAAACGGCGCTTGGACTCCAACGCCATGGCCTCCACTACCTCAGGAACACGAATCCCGGCGTCTTCCACAAGACGCATACCAACTTCGATGGAGATACTCAGCAGATGCTCGCGAAAACGATGCATCGCCTGAATTTCAGGGTGCTTTTGCAACATCCTGTGCAGAAGAATGTCGAAGTGCCCTTCCTTAGTCGCGGTACCCGCGTGCATTTTTCCCAGTGACTCTCCGAGGTTGCGGAGGATTTCCATCCGGACTGGTTCCTTTGCCGTCTCCAGCAAATCCGCGAAAGTATCACCGTCTCCGGAGTCTGAGAGCACCATCATGTGCGCATCAACGTCGTAGGCCAACATTACAGGACCCGGCCGCACTTCCGGGCTCAACGAGGTGGTGAATTGATAGGCAACAACTTCACGCAGAAACATTGAAGTATCAGCCAAGTCTCCGCTGTTGGGGACATGCTTAATAACCACAGAACGCGCTTGCAAAAATGGAGAGGGAGCGACCTTGGCACGAAGCACTACCGCACTTCCTGAACCATCCAGGCGGCTAATCTCTTTGAGCTGCTGACTGCCACCGAGCCTCTTGCTGAGCAAGTCC from Corynebacterium gerontici includes these protein-coding regions:
- the mltG gene encoding endolytic transglycosylase MltG; this translates as MRMEPKYVKRRQRGLAVMIAALVLLVSAIVYIGVHMSSNSSDYQGRGNGTTVLVEVPEGATMSELGPDLEDKHVVADADTFASAAYANKQASELKPGFYKLQQEMSAKAAVESLLNPENQIEMLDIPGGATLMDVKVVAGDTRYGIYSMISQVSCAQGKSKCIQVEELQRVGATANLEELGVPGWAMEPVKERGDDPRRLEGLIVPGQYIVDPNADAQSIMKDLITRSAQTFAETNLEDRAKAVGLSPYEMVTAASLVEREAPEGDFDKVARVILNRLAEPQRLEFDSTVNYDLSEQEVATTNEDRARETPWNTYAKDGLPATPIASPSVEAIKAMENPAEGDWLYFVTVDKDGTTVFSNSFEDHQQATKESMDNGVLDSNR
- the ruvX gene encoding Holliday junction resolvase RuvX yields the protein METFPIPDTPGAQDPGAGRRLGVDVGSVRIGVAVSNRDATMASPVETIQRRTGLRDEDGADIERLLALVEELEVVEVVVGLPRDLKGRGSQSAQHAVMIARRLTRGIERLRNEQRVRPRCRVQLADERLSTVVATQAMRTSGVKEKDARSRIDQAAAVEILQSWLDQRLKVLPRRLPKPGPKKGIVNR
- the alaS gene encoding alanine--tRNA ligase, yielding MQTHEIRERFTQHFVKAGHEAVPSASLILDDPNLLFVNAGMVPFKPYFLGQQNPPFPNGKATSIQKCVRTLDIEEVGITTRHNTFFQMAGNFSFGQYFKKGAIEHAWTLLTGSVEDGGYGLDPQRLWVTVYLDDDEAAEIWEQHIGVPAERIQRLGMADNYWSMGIPGPCGPCSEIYYDRGPEYGKEGGPVADDNRYMEIWNLVFMEKERGEGIGKDNFEILGDLPKKNIDTGLGVERVACILQGVDNVYETDLLRPVIEAAEKVTGTVYEDPSTERINDIRFRIIADHSRTAMMIMLDGVTPGNVGRGYILRRLLRRIIRSARLLGAKGRTMELFMNTIMDTMTPSYPEIADNRDRILKAAVAEETAFLRTLESGTHLFEQAASQVKKEGGTTLSGAEAFTLHDTYGFPLDLTLEMAAEAGLEVDRDGFNALMDEQIARAKADSRAKKHGHADLSVYRQFVDEHPTEFTGFEELNSSAKVIGLIRDGEQVSEAAEGEDVEVILDVTPLYAEAGGQLGDRGTIQAGSSLLHVGDVQKIGKKLWVHKATVERGGISLGEDVEAIVDPKWRHAARQAHSATHLIHAALREVLGPTAVQAGSMNKPGYLRFDFNYTEGLNAEQMEAIEKITNEAVDSDWKVNTIETSLEEAKAMGAMALFGENYGDVVRVVEIGGPFSMELCGGTHVAHSSQIGPVSILGESSVGSGVRRIEAYSGLDSFQYLSKERALVEGMATAMKAKPEEVPERVAALTQKLKEAEKTIAELHRKQLLSGVNELLAAAENLDGLSFVHKRLPDGTGAGDLRTLAMEMKSKLGNEAGVIVLVAADDRGRVPFVVATSKPAQEAGHSAKELAGVLGQYISGNGGGKPDMAQGSGSDIGGFEQGVNAIREQLQA
- a CDS encoding replication-associated recombination protein A — encoded protein: MESLFSTPGEQPDALDADAHAPLAARMRPRKLQEVQGQQHLLAEGKPLRRLIEGSGDASVILYGPPGTGKTTLASLISVATGHHFVGLSALNSGVKEVRAVIDEARKRLIHGEKTVLFIDEVHRFSKTQQDALLAAVENRIVLLVAATTENPSFSVVAPLLSRSLVLQLRSLDDNDIAEVLRRAVSSERGLADRIDVDEEAMSLLIRLAGGDARRSLTYLEAAAEAVADGGILDAETVSNNIDRAVVRYDKDGDQHYDITSAWIKSIRGSDVDAALHYLARMIDAGEDPRFLARRLVIHASEDVGMADPTALQVAVAAAQAVQLIGMPEARINLAQATIHLASAPKSNAVIAAIDAALADVQRGRTGTVPAHLRDGHYEGAKAMGNAVGYVYPHDDPNGVVRQQYLPEGLEQVAYYRPSEHGDERRIAQLWPRLKAIIRGQ
- a CDS encoding phosphotransferase family protein; the protein is MDIEQSQLDTIVATAEDLLSKRLGGSQQLKEISRLDGSGSAVVLRAKVAPSPFLQARSVVIKHVPNSGDLADTSMFLREVVAYQFTTSLSPEVRPGPVMLAYDVDAHMMVLSDSGDGDTFADLLETAKEPVRMEILRNLGESLGKMHAGTATKEGHFDILLHRMLQKHPEIQAMHRFREHLLSISIEVGMRLVEDAGIRVPEVVEAMALESKRRLHRGQHRAFTPFDLSPDNIIVSENTHFLDYEWAGFRDVTFDLACVISGFPQFLSSRPISDDEADALVEAWVEEVGALWPNVRNSERLQARILIALVGWAFSSLAMMHVGAMTSAFGTLFDVAEEQGIHALSIERVMEIVEENGVNILQIAIDDEAAPRLVRQDLHETFEAIQRFARRNADYRFPVVADFATQIVEKLRTS